The DNA segment TGCTCCCCGGCGCGGATCAGCAGGGCCTCACGCCCGTACGCATCGAGGCCGTGGATCAGAAGTCCGTGCACGAGCTGGCGCTGGAGGTGGAAACCACCGCGGCGCGCGTGCGCGAGGGCCGGGACCCGCAGGTGGAACAGGGCCGGCGTCTCCTGGCGCGCGTGCCGCACCTGCTGCTGCACCGCTTCACCGGACTGGTGTCGTTCCTCACGTACACGCTGAACGTGGAGCCGTCATGGCTGGGACTGCCGAGGGATCCGTTCGGTTCGGCGGTGGTGGTGGACGTGGGCGCGCTGGGATTGGAGACGGCGTACCTGCCGCTGGCGCCGTTCACCCGCGTGCCCGTCTTCCTCGCGCCCGGCGCGGTGCGGGAGGTGGCGGTGGTGGAGGAGGGGAGGGTGGTGCCCGGCCACGTCATGAACATCAACGCGTCCTTCGACCACCGCTTCCTTGACGGCTACCACGCGGGTGTCATCGCCAGCACGCTGCGCGAGATGCTGGAGCACCCGGAGGAGTCCTTCGGCCCGCTGCCCGGATAGCCCTCGGTCAGCGGGGCTCGCGCACCCGCCGGCGCCGCACCGTCTCCGCACCGCCCAGCGACTCCAGCACCGCCGCGAGCACCCGGCGCGTCTCGTCAATCACCCGCGCCCCCTGCGAACGGCGGAAGCGGGTCTCGAGCTCCGCCCGGATGGCCCGCGTCGTGTCCACGGCGGCATGGCCCCGCTCGGACAGGCGGATCCGCCGCGTGCGCGCGTCCTCGGAAGGCGCCGCCTCCACGATGCCGAGCGTCCGCAGCTCCGCGACCGTCTTGGACGCCGCCTGCTGCGTCACGCCCAGCAGCTCCGCCAGCTCGCTGATGGTGCGCGCCCCCTCCAAGAGGTGCTGCACCACGTAGCCATGCCCCTGCCGCAGCCCCGGGAAGCCCGCCGCGTGCACCTGCTCCAGCACCAGCGCGTTCACCCGCATGCCCACGAAGAGGGCCAGATGTCCCAGGTCCAACGCCTCCAGCTCCGCACTTCCCCCACGCGCTCGACGTGCCATGGTCCCCCGTCTTGCATCCACAACTTCGGTTGTGCAATGACGGTTGTGAAACCGGGGTTGTGGAATTTCCTCCTCGCGCCCGGTCCAGGAGCCCGCCATGTCCCAGCCGTCGTCGAACCTGGAGCTCACCCGGCGCTATCTCCAGGCCCTCGAGGCGGGGGCGACCGGGGAGGCGCTCGCCGCCTTCTTCCACCCGGAGGTGCGCCAGCACGAGTACCCGAACCGCCTGACGCCCCAGGGGACGACGCGAGACCTGGCGGCGCTGCTGGTCTCCGCCGAGCGGGGCCAGAGGGCCGTGTCGGCCCAGCGCTACGAGGTGACGTCCGCGCTCTGCGTGGGGGACGCCGTGGCCTTGGAGGCGGAGTGGAGCGCGACGCTGCGGGTGCCCCTGGGGAGCCTGCCGGCGGGCGGGACGATGCGAGCATCGCTGGGCATGTTCTTCACCTTCCGCGACGGGCGCATCGCCTCCCAGCGCAACTACGACTGCTTCCAGCCCTTCTGACCGGGTGACGGGTAACGCCCGGGCCCGTGTCAGCTACCACGCGCGAAGCGTCCGGGAGGCTGGCCCACGTGCTTGCTGAACGCCGCGGTGAAGGTGCTCGCCGAGCTGTAGCCGACGTGCTCCGCCACTTCGGTGATGGTCAGCTCCCGGCCGCGGAGCAGTCTCCTCGCGACGGCCATCCGCCAGCCCAGGAGGTACTCCATGGGGGGCAGGCCCACGGTGCGCGTGAAGTGCTCGAAGAAGGCCGAGCGTGAGAACGCCGCGCTCTTCGCGAGCTGCGCCACGGTCCACGGACGCGTGAGGTGGCGGTGCATCTGCCGGATCGCGGGCGCGAGCCGCGCGTCAGCCAGTCCGCGCAGGAGCCCTGGAGGTGTCTCGCCGCTCGACGTCGACCGCAGCGCCTCGATGAGCAGCAACTCCACGAGCCGCGTCAGCACGAGGTCGCGCCCCGAGCGCTGCTCGCTCGTTTCGCCGCTGACGAGCTGAACCAGCGAGGAGAGCCGCTCCACGCCGCGGACATGCACCAGGGCTGGGAGCAACGACACCATCAGGGCCGCGTCCGGCGAGTCGAAGACGAAGTAACCGCCGAGCAGGCGCACGTCGGGGCGACCGCCGCGCCTGCCGTGACGGACCTCGCCCCTGGGAGAGGGGGCCACCTTGGGGTCGACGCGCTCGGGCCTCACCGGTTCGAAGCCCGAGATGGTGAAGCCCGGCGTCGCCGGCAGGAGCACGAAATCGCCTGCCTCGAGCGTGACGGCCGGCTGACCGTCGACGGCCAGCCGGCAGCGCCCTTCGAGCACGGCACAGAAGCTCGGTTGGCCGAAGTCGGAGTAGCGGACACCCCACGCGCCAGCTCCGCTGATGCCCTTCGAGAAGACGGCCCTGGGCTGGAGCAGCGCAATGACTTCCGACAGCGGGTCGGTCATGGCTGGACTCTAGCAAAAGAAATGCGGACTCCGCGTGGTGGAGCGTCCTGGATGCCGCGCGTACCTTGAGGACATCGACGCCGCACGCATCGCGGCAAAAGGAGTCGATATGAAGACGGTGCTCATCACGGGATGCTCTTCTGGTTACGGACTCGAGACGGCGCGCCATTTCCACGCCCAGGGCTGGAACGTGGTCGCCACCATGCGAACGCCGCGTGAGGATGTGCTCCCTGCCTCGGACCGGCTGCGCGTGGTGCCGCTCGACGTGACGAAGCCCGAGAGCATCGCCGCCGCGCTGGAGGCGAGCGGGCCCATCGACGTGCTCGTGAACAACGCGGGCATCGGGCTCATGGGCGCCTTCGAGGCCACTCCGATGGCCACGGTGCGCGAGGTATTCGAGACCAACGTCTTCGGCGTCATGGCGATGACGCAGGCGGTGCTGCCGCGGCTTCGCGCACGCAAGTCGGGAGTCATCGTGAACGTGACCTCCAGCGCGACCCTGGCCCCCATGCCACTGGTGGCCGTCTACACCGCGAGCAAGGTGGCCATCGAAGGGTTCACGGAGTCGCTCGCCTTCGAGCTTGAGACCTTCAACCTGCGCGTGAAGCTCGTCGAGCCGGGCTATTGCCCGGGCACCCGCTTCACGAGCAACGGCACCCCCCGGATGGAGGGGCTGTTCCCCGAAGCGTACGCGCCCTTCGCCCAGCGCATCTTCGCCTCGCTCGGACAGCCCTCCGAGGTGACGCGCGAGTCCGACGTGGCCGAGGCGATCTGGCGTGCCGCGAACGACACGTCAGGGACGCTCCGCTTCCCCGCCGGCCCCGACGCGGTGTCCCTGGCCCGCTCGGCCTGAGCGGGCCCAGGGCATCGAGGATCAGTACGCGTACTCCCAGCCGCCCCGGCCGCGCGCGCCCTGGCCCATGCGCGCGCTCATGTCGCGCAGCCGGCGCACGCGCTCCGGGATGGGCGGGTGCGTGGAGAACAGCGACATCACCCCGCCACGATGCAGTGGGTTGACGATGAACAGGTGCGACGTCGCGGGCGCCCGGTCGTACGGGATGGCCTCCGCGCTCCGCTCCATCTTCAGGAGCGCGCTCGCCAGCGCCTCCGGGTCGCCGCACAGCTCCGCGCCCGTGGCGTCGGCGCCGTACTCGCGCGAGCGGCTCACCGCCAATTGCAGCAGCGTGGCCGCGATGGGCGCCACCAGCAAGAGGCCCAGGTTGGACAGCGCCCCCGCGAGGCCGTCTTCGCGGTCGTCGCCGCGGCTGAGCATGCTGCCGCCGAACCAGAAGAGCATCTGCGCCGCGTAGCTGATGATGCCCGCGAGCGTCGCCGCCACCGTGCCGATGAGCGTGTCCCGGTTGCGCACGTGGCCAATCTCGTGCGCGAGCACGCCCTCCAGCTCACGCCGGTCCAGGATGTCCACGATGCCCGCCGTCACCGCGACAGCCGCGTGGCTCGGGTTGCGGCCCGTGGCGAACGCGTTGGGCTGCGCGGTAGGCAGCAGGTACACCTTCGGCTTCGGCATGCCCGCTCTCGCGGCCAGCCGCTCCACCATCTCGTGCAGCCACGGCGCCTGCTCGTACGCCAGCGGCTGTGCGCCGTGGATGGCCAGCGCGATGCGGTCGCTGAACCAGTACGAGCCGAAGTTCATCACCACCGCGAAGAGGCCCGCCATCGCCAGGCCCTGCGCGCCGCCCAGCCGCTGGCCGATGACGAGCACCAGCGCCGTCAAGCCCGCCAGCAGCACGGTCGTCTTCAATGCGTTGCCCAGCCGGTGCCACCCGCCGCCCTTGAGCGCCGGAGCCGCCGGTCCTCGGGATGTCATGTGGGGGTCACGCCGCGCCATGGTCCTCGTTCCGTGCCTTTCGCCCCGTCAAGGGGGCCACACGAAACGTAAGCAGGCGGGAGGGGGCGTCAACGTAACGGGTCCAGGCTACCCCGGAGGCCCATGGCCCCTGGGGCCGCTCGTCTCAAAGGTAGAAACGATCCGTCACGCCCGCCGTACGCTGGAGGATGGCGCTCCAACCGAGCCAGACATCAATGCCACTGTCGCCCGCCTTCGACTCGCTCCCCAGGGCACCGAGCGAGCCCGTGCAGCCCGCCACCGTGCCCAGCCCGGACTCGCGCACGTGCTCCAGGAGCGCGCGCGCGGTGGGCATGCCGCGCGCCTCGAAGCGGTCCGCCACGTCCTCGCGGCCGTTGAAGTCCGGCTCGTCCAGCCTGTCCATCAGGAAGCGTTCCAGGGCCCACCAGAACAGGTACACCTCCACGCGCCGTCCGGCCGCGGTCGCCGCCGCCGCGATGGAGAGCCCCTGGTGCACCCGGTCGTATTCGCCACTGTGCAGGAAGACGACGACCCTGTTCTCCGGCGTGCTCACGCGGTGGCTCATACCGTCCAGAAGCCACCGCGTCCATCCGCGCCCCGGGGGCGACCGCTGGGGCCCTTTGGCTTGCACCTCGGCCCGGGCACTTGCTAGGAACCCAGGGACCTTCCAGGCTTACACGTTTTTTGCAACGACAGCGCGGGCGGCACTGAGGGACATGGGCGACGAGACGACAGCCAGGCGGAAGGATGCCCACCTCGACCTGTGCGCGACCGGCGACGTGGAGCCGGCACAGAACTCCACGTTGCTGGAGCACGTGCACCTCATCCACTGCGCCATGCCGGAGATGGCCGTGGAGGACGTGGACCTGTCCACGCCGTTCCTGGGCAAGCGGCTCCAGGCGCCGCTGCTCGTCACCGGGATGACGGGCGGCACCGACCGTGCGGGCGCCGTGAACCGGGACCTGGCGCTGCTCGCCGAGCGGCACGGCCTGGCCTTCGGCGTGGGCAGCCAGCGCGCGATGTCGGAGGACAGCGCTCGCGCGGCGTCCTACGCGGTGCGCGACGTGGCGCCCACGGTGGCGCTGCTGGGCAACATCGGGCTGTACCAGGCCATTGGCCTGGGCGTGGACGGCGTGCGGCGGCTGATGGACGCCATCGGCGCGGACGGCATGGCGCTGCACTTGAACGCGGGCCAGGAGCTGACGCAGCCTGAGGGCGACCGCGACTTCCGGGGCGGCTACCGCGTGGTGGAGGAGCTGTCGCGGGCCTTCGGCGACCGGCTGCTGGTGAAGGAGACCGGGTGCGGCATCGGCCCGGACGTGGCGCGGCGGCTGGTGGAGCTGGGCGTGCGCAACGTGGACGTCTCCGGGCTGGGCGGCACGTCGTGGGTGCGCGTGGAGCAGCTTCGCGCGGCGGGCCCGCAGGCCCAGGTGGGCGCGGAGTTCAGCGGCTGGGGCATCCCCACCGCGGCGGCCATCGCCAGCGTGCGCAAGGCGGTGGGGCCGGAGGTACGGCTGGTGGCCAGCGGCGGGGTACGCGGCGGGCTGGAGTCCGCGAAGGTGCTCGCGCTGGGCGCGGACCTGGCGGGCATGGCGCTGCCGCTGTTCCGGGCCCAGCAGCAGGGCGGACTGCCGGCCGCGGAGGAGGCGCTCAAGGTCATCCTCACCGGCCTGCGGCAGGCGCTGGTCCTGACGGGCAGCCGCTCCGTCGCGCAATTGCGGCAGCGGCCCCGCGTGTTGACCGGCGCATTGAAGGATTGGTTGGCGGCGTTGTGATGCAGGGTGGATCCCAGGTTGGGAAGGAAGAACATGTCTGACACCGTGACGTCCCGGCTCGCCGGATTCCACAAGCTGCCCCTGGAGGAGCGTCTGGCGCGCATCGGCCAGATGTTCCGGCTGACCGAGGCGGAGCTGGAGCAGCTGCGCGGCGAGAGCGGCCTGGACCTGTCGACCGCCAACCAGATGATCGAAAACGCGGTGGGTACGTTCTCCCTGCCGCTGGGCCTGGGCTTGAACCTCAACGTCAACGGGCGCGACTACCTGGTGCCCATGGCGGTGGAGGAGCCCTCCGTCGTCGCGGCGGTGTCGTTCGCGTCGAAGATCGTCCGCGAGGCGGGCGGCTTCGTCGCGGAGGCCGACGAGTCGATGATGATCGGCCAGGTGCAGGTCTCCAACTACGGGGACGCCGGCATCGCGCGCGAGCGGATTTTGGACGCGAAGGAGCAGATCCTCGCCCTGGCCAACAGCTTCCACCCGGCCATGGTGGCCCGCGGCGGCGGCGCGAAGGACGTGGAGGTGCGCCTCTTGCCCGCGCCGGAGGGGCCGCGCGGGGAGCCGCTGCTCATCGTCCACCTGCTCATCGACGCGCAGGAGGCGATGGGGGCGAACCTCATCAACACCATGGCGGAGGGCGTGGCGCCGCTGATTGAACAGGTCACGGGCGGCCGGGTCTACCTGCGCATCCTGTCGAACCTGGCGGACAAGCGGCTGGCGCGCGCCACGTGCCGCATCCCGCTGCCGCTCCTGGCGGACTTCGGCCTGCCGGGCGAGGAGATCGCCGAGGGCATCGCCCAGGCGAGCCGCTTCGCGGAAGCCGACCCGTACCGCGCCGCCACGCACAACAAGGGCGTGATGAACGGCATCGACGCGGTGGCCATCGCCACGGGGCAGGACTGGCGCTCCATCGAAGCGGGCGCGCACGCGTTCGCGTGCCGGGGCGGGCAGTACCGGCCGCTGTCCACCTGGTACCTGGAGGAAGGGCACCTCGTCGGCCGCATCGAGCTGCCGCTGGCGCTGGGCATGGTGGGCGGCCCCATCAAGATCCACCCCGGCGCGCAGGTGGCGCTCAAGCTGATGCGCGCGACCAGCGTGCGTGAGCTGTCCATGGTGTTCGCGGCGGTGGGCCTGGCGCAGAACTTCGCGGCGCTGCGGGCCCTGGGGTCCGTGGGCATCCAGAAGGGCCACATGGCCATGCACGCGCGCAGCGTCGCCGTCACGGCGGGCGCGCGCGGCGGGGACGTGGAGAA comes from the Corallococcus caeni genome and includes:
- a CDS encoding 2-oxo acid dehydrogenase subunit E2; the encoded protein is MAHLELKPKRDVSSFRKLAIGSWTTAYDPTVYGTLTVRMDAALAWLDAFHQRTGVRLTATHLVLKAVGEALRRCPDANALLRYQRIYLRQRITVCAVLPGADQQGLTPVRIEAVDQKSVHELALEVETTAARVREGRDPQVEQGRRLLARVPHLLLHRFTGLVSFLTYTLNVEPSWLGLPRDPFGSAVVVDVGALGLETAYLPLAPFTRVPVFLAPGAVREVAVVEEGRVVPGHVMNINASFDHRFLDGYHAGVIASTLREMLEHPEESFGPLPG
- a CDS encoding MarR family winged helix-turn-helix transcriptional regulator yields the protein MARRARGGSAELEALDLGHLALFVGMRVNALVLEQVHAAGFPGLRQGHGYVVQHLLEGARTISELAELLGVTQQAASKTVAELRTLGIVEAAPSEDARTRRIRLSERGHAAVDTTRAIRAELETRFRRSQGARVIDETRRVLAAVLESLGGAETVRRRRVREPR
- a CDS encoding nuclear transport factor 2 family protein, with protein sequence MSQPSSNLELTRRYLQALEAGATGEALAAFFHPEVRQHEYPNRLTPQGTTRDLAALLVSAERGQRAVSAQRYEVTSALCVGDAVALEAEWSATLRVPLGSLPAGGTMRASLGMFFTFRDGRIASQRNYDCFQPF
- a CDS encoding AraC family transcriptional regulator, with protein sequence MTDPLSEVIALLQPRAVFSKGISGAGAWGVRYSDFGQPSFCAVLEGRCRLAVDGQPAVTLEAGDFVLLPATPGFTISGFEPVRPERVDPKVAPSPRGEVRHGRRGGRPDVRLLGGYFVFDSPDAALMVSLLPALVHVRGVERLSSLVQLVSGETSEQRSGRDLVLTRLVELLLIEALRSTSSGETPPGLLRGLADARLAPAIRQMHRHLTRPWTVAQLAKSAAFSRSAFFEHFTRTVGLPPMEYLLGWRMAVARRLLRGRELTITEVAEHVGYSSASTFTAAFSKHVGQPPGRFARGS
- a CDS encoding SDR family oxidoreductase; the encoded protein is MKTVLITGCSSGYGLETARHFHAQGWNVVATMRTPREDVLPASDRLRVVPLDVTKPESIAAALEASGPIDVLVNNAGIGLMGAFEATPMATVREVFETNVFGVMAMTQAVLPRLRARKSGVIVNVTSSATLAPMPLVAVYTASKVAIEGFTESLAFELETFNLRVKLVEPGYCPGTRFTSNGTPRMEGLFPEAYAPFAQRIFASLGQPSEVTRESDVAEAIWRAANDTSGTLRFPAGPDAVSLARSA
- a CDS encoding zinc metalloprotease HtpX — translated: MTSRGPAAPALKGGGWHRLGNALKTTVLLAGLTALVLVIGQRLGGAQGLAMAGLFAVVMNFGSYWFSDRIALAIHGAQPLAYEQAPWLHEMVERLAARAGMPKPKVYLLPTAQPNAFATGRNPSHAAVAVTAGIVDILDRRELEGVLAHEIGHVRNRDTLIGTVAATLAGIISYAAQMLFWFGGSMLSRGDDREDGLAGALSNLGLLLVAPIAATLLQLAVSRSREYGADATGAELCGDPEALASALLKMERSAEAIPYDRAPATSHLFIVNPLHRGGVMSLFSTHPPIPERVRRLRDMSARMGQGARGRGGWEYAY
- the fni gene encoding type 2 isopentenyl-diphosphate Delta-isomerase; protein product: MGDETTARRKDAHLDLCATGDVEPAQNSTLLEHVHLIHCAMPEMAVEDVDLSTPFLGKRLQAPLLVTGMTGGTDRAGAVNRDLALLAERHGLAFGVGSQRAMSEDSARAASYAVRDVAPTVALLGNIGLYQAIGLGVDGVRRLMDAIGADGMALHLNAGQELTQPEGDRDFRGGYRVVEELSRAFGDRLLVKETGCGIGPDVARRLVELGVRNVDVSGLGGTSWVRVEQLRAAGPQAQVGAEFSGWGIPTAAAIASVRKAVGPEVRLVASGGVRGGLESAKVLALGADLAGMALPLFRAQQQGGLPAAEEALKVILTGLRQALVLTGSRSVAQLRQRPRVLTGALKDWLAAL
- a CDS encoding hydroxymethylglutaryl-CoA reductase, degradative, with protein sequence MSDTVTSRLAGFHKLPLEERLARIGQMFRLTEAELEQLRGESGLDLSTANQMIENAVGTFSLPLGLGLNLNVNGRDYLVPMAVEEPSVVAAVSFASKIVREAGGFVAEADESMMIGQVQVSNYGDAGIARERILDAKEQILALANSFHPAMVARGGGAKDVEVRLLPAPEGPRGEPLLIVHLLIDAQEAMGANLINTMAEGVAPLIEQVTGGRVYLRILSNLADKRLARATCRIPLPLLADFGLPGEEIAEGIAQASRFAEADPYRAATHNKGVMNGIDAVAIATGQDWRSIEAGAHAFACRGGQYRPLSTWYLEEGHLVGRIELPLALGMVGGPIKIHPGAQVALKLMRATSVRELSMVFAAVGLAQNFAALRALGSVGIQKGHMAMHARSVAVTAGARGGDVEKVANLLVKAGHVKVEKAREILASLPPETPAIATLTNG